TCCCGGGCTTTAGCCTGCTGAGTCCAAGGCTTGAAGGCCGCTAGGAAAACTACCATTAAGACCGCCAAAACCGCAATCACAATGAGGAGTTCAGTAATGGAGATTCCTCGCTTCTTGTCCTTCGTAGCCTTGGCGAAGGAGGGTTTCCTTAAAATAAATGGGCAGTCAACCATCTGATAATTTCTTCACCCCAAAAAAGGGCGATTACCGTTGCTCCTGTCAAAAAAGGACCAAAGGGAATTTGTTCCCCAAACTTCTTTTTCTTCGCTAAAATCAGTATGACACCTACAAAAGCGCCTGTCAAGAAAGCGAGATAGAAGGCGAAAATCACTTTTAAAGGACCAAGAATTAAGCCCATCAAGAAGGCTAACTTGACATCACCAAACCCCATGCCTTTGCCTCGGGTAATGAGATGAAGGATTAAAAAGAATAATCCCGCGCCGAAGGCAGCGAAAAAGTGATTAGTGATTAGTGACTGGTGACTGATGATTTGATATAACAAGATAATCAAAATAGTAGGATAAATAATCTGGTCAGGAATAACTCGGTGCTTTAAATCAATGAAAAAGATAACAATCAGAGAAGAGATAAGAAATAAGTAATAGGTAAGAATTAGTAAATAACTGGAAATAAGCAAAGCTTGTTGCTTCGCAATTGGCAATTGGAAATTGGAAATTGCTTGCTTTGGGATTAAATTTAGCGTGGTTAAGAATAAAATCCCTGTTATCAACTCCACAACTGGATATTGAAAACCAATAGGGGAGTGACAAGAACGGCATTTGCCTTTAAGAAGGATAAATGAAAGCAAGGGGACATTATCATACCAGGAAATTTTTTTCTTACATTTAGGACAGAACGACCGACCCGTCAGTCTCAGAGAGCGGGGGAGACGGTAGATAAGAACATTAAGAAAGGAGCCTATACTCAAACCTAAAATGAAGATAAAAGAAAGAAAAAATGCCTCCACCCCTTCAGTATATCACTATTCCTGGCGGAGACACCAATAACACTCTTCTCCAGGGTCGGGGCAGCCTTCTTTCAGGGAGCCGTCAAAGCCATATCTTGTTTCTTCATCAACACTCAAAGACTTTGAGCCTGGATCAAAGCAGACAATCACCTCTGGCGGATTAGTCTTAGCAGTTAAATA
This genomic stretch from Patescibacteria group bacterium harbors:
- a CDS encoding prepilin peptidase, whose translation is MEAFFLSFIFILGLSIGSFLNVLIYRLPRSLRLTGRSFCPKCKKKISWYDNVPLLSFILLKGKCRSCHSPIGFQYPVVELITGILFLTTLNLIPKQAISNFQLPIAKQQALLISSYLLILTYYLFLISSLIVIFFIDLKHRVIPDQIIYPTILIILLYQIISHQSLITNHFFAAFGAGLFFLILHLITRGKGMGFGDVKLAFLMGLILGPLKVIFAFYLAFLTGAFVGVILILAKKKKFGEQIPFGPFLTGATVIALFWGEEIIRWLTAHLF